A genomic region of Mesorhizobium sp. NZP2077 contains the following coding sequences:
- a CDS encoding LysE family translocator, protein MPDLSTIGLFAIACLALTATPGPDMLLIASRSASQGRASGLATYAGIAAGTYCHALAAAFGLSQLFLAAPIAYDIVRYAGAAYLAWLAWKAFRSDGTALAPVAGLPRYSRGRIFRQGLLTNLLNPKMALFVLALFPQFVRPEAGSVAGQILLLATVLNLIGLLVNGLVILTASRIGTALSKRTRFQRAPQILLGTVFAGLAARLAFGGQR, encoded by the coding sequence ATGCCGGACCTTTCCACCATCGGACTTTTTGCCATTGCCTGCCTAGCGCTGACCGCAACGCCGGGGCCGGACATGCTGTTGATCGCTTCGCGCAGCGCCAGCCAGGGGCGCGCATCGGGCCTGGCGACCTATGCCGGCATCGCCGCCGGCACCTATTGCCACGCGCTGGCTGCCGCCTTCGGCCTGTCGCAACTGTTCCTGGCAGCGCCCATCGCCTACGACATCGTGCGCTATGCCGGCGCGGCCTACCTCGCCTGGCTGGCCTGGAAGGCGTTCCGTTCTGACGGAACGGCTCTTGCCCCGGTCGCCGGCCTGCCGCGCTATTCACGCGGCCGGATTTTTCGGCAAGGCCTGCTGACCAATCTGCTCAACCCGAAAATGGCGCTGTTCGTGCTGGCGCTGTTCCCGCAATTCGTGCGCCCCGAGGCCGGTTCCGTCGCCGGCCAGATCCTGTTGCTGGCGACCGTGCTCAACCTGATCGGCCTGCTGGTCAACGGCCTGGTCATCCTGACCGCCAGCCGGATCGGAACGGCGTTGTCGAAGCGCACGCGGTTCCAGCGCGCGCCGCAGATCCTGCTCGGAACCGTGTTCGCGGGTCTGGCCGCACGGCTGGCATTTGGCGGCCAGCGCTGA